From Humibacter ginsenosidimutans, a single genomic window includes:
- a CDS encoding undecaprenyl-diphosphate phosphatase codes for MDFVNALILGLVQGLTEFLPVSSSAHVRIVGELLGTGADPGAAFTAIIQLGTELAVLVYFWRDVTNIIKRWFLALFGRIPRNDPDARLGWMIIVGSIPIVVLGLLFQNAIETTFRSLWIVAVMLVLFGVILWIADHVGARTRRVSELTWGHAAIYGLAQSLALIPGVSRSGGTISAGLFMGYQRSAAARYSFLLAMPAVFGSGLYELYKSVKHPCVAGSSDALAHTCTPEVFSGVDTFGATVVAFAVGLLVIAFFMRYISRRSFLPFVVYRIAVGVLLMILLATGVLSA; via the coding sequence ATGGACTTCGTCAACGCGCTGATTCTCGGCCTCGTCCAGGGACTCACCGAGTTCCTCCCCGTCTCCTCCAGCGCGCACGTGCGCATCGTCGGCGAGCTGCTCGGAACGGGGGCTGATCCGGGGGCGGCGTTCACCGCGATCATCCAGCTGGGCACGGAACTCGCCGTGCTCGTCTACTTCTGGCGCGATGTCACCAACATCATCAAACGCTGGTTCCTCGCGCTCTTCGGCCGCATTCCGCGGAACGACCCGGATGCCCGCCTCGGATGGATGATCATCGTGGGCAGCATCCCCATCGTCGTGCTCGGTCTGCTGTTCCAGAACGCGATCGAGACCACCTTCAGGTCGTTGTGGATCGTGGCCGTGATGCTCGTGCTGTTCGGCGTCATCCTCTGGATCGCCGACCATGTCGGAGCACGCACTCGACGCGTCTCCGAGCTCACGTGGGGCCATGCCGCCATTTACGGACTCGCTCAGTCCCTCGCCCTCATCCCCGGCGTCTCGCGCTCGGGCGGCACGATCTCAGCCGGTCTCTTCATGGGCTATCAGCGCAGCGCCGCCGCACGGTACTCGTTCCTGCTCGCCATGCCTGCCGTCTTCGGCAGCGGGCTCTACGAGCTCTACAAGTCGGTCAAGCATCCGTGCGTCGCCGGCTCGTCCGACGCTCTCGCGCACACCTGCACGCCGGAGGTGTTCTCGGGAGTCGACACGTTCGGCGCAACGGTCGTCGCCTTCGCCGTCGGACTGCTCGTGATCGCGTTCTTCATGCGCTACATCTCGCGGCGCAGCTTCCTGCCGTTCGTCGTCTACCGC